The following proteins are encoded in a genomic region of Sorangiineae bacterium MSr12523:
- a CDS encoding OmpA family protein, whose product MTLSSTQSAHGKVRTPQAAALRMFAWITLVVVCVFVGCGGPKWPNCDNDEHCNADGHKGVCLNGKCVDCRDDKGCATGQKCESGQCLAVVGYCDDKKACPGGAPCVNNRCQDKVAEVRECSDEKPCPQGSRCENGHCVKPPQGGPGCSDFPAPKFDFEQATLRDASKQTLQRLVGCLTSGPLKGSRVLLTGHCDNRGEYEFNMSLGAERAEVVKGFLSAAGIGADRIATSSRGKLDAVGTDEAGWENDRRVDIEIR is encoded by the coding sequence ATGACTCTTTCCAGCACGCAATCCGCCCACGGAAAGGTGCGTACCCCGCAAGCCGCGGCGCTTCGCATGTTCGCGTGGATCACGCTGGTGGTCGTCTGCGTCTTTGTCGGATGCGGCGGTCCCAAATGGCCCAATTGCGACAACGATGAGCACTGCAACGCCGACGGCCACAAGGGCGTCTGCCTCAATGGGAAGTGCGTCGACTGTCGCGACGACAAGGGCTGCGCCACCGGACAGAAGTGCGAGTCCGGCCAGTGCTTGGCCGTCGTCGGCTACTGCGACGACAAAAAGGCGTGCCCGGGTGGTGCGCCCTGCGTGAACAACCGCTGCCAGGACAAGGTGGCGGAGGTGCGCGAGTGCAGCGACGAAAAGCCGTGCCCGCAAGGATCGCGTTGCGAAAATGGCCACTGCGTCAAGCCGCCCCAAGGCGGGCCCGGCTGCAGTGACTTCCCCGCGCCCAAGTTCGACTTCGAGCAGGCGACCCTGCGCGATGCGAGCAAGCAGACGCTCCAGCGCCTGGTGGGCTGCCTGACGTCGGGGCCGTTGAAGGGCTCGCGCGTCCTGCTGACGGGGCACTGCGACAACCGCGGTGAGTACGAGTTCAACATGAGCCTCGGCGCCGAGCGCGCGGAGGTGGTGAAAGGCTTCCTCTCGGCTGCGGGAATCGGCGCCGACCGCATTGCCACGTCGTCGCGCGGCAAGCTGGATGCGGTGGGTACGGACGAGGCAGGCTGGGAGAATGATCGCCGCGTCGACATCGAGATTCGCTAG
- the dctP gene encoding TRAP transporter substrate-binding protein DctP, with amino-acid sequence MLRRLVVMLAVFAVVLGAATSARAEGTTLKIGTLAPKESPWGKVFTVWQKGFKERTGGAAEIQFFFNGTQGDEAAMVGKIRTGQLDGAAVTAIGLGQIYKQVLILQVPGLFSSWEKLDAARAKFKPTIDAEFEKAGFKNIGEGDVGVAHIMSKGFPVKVPADLKKRGTCFIQGDPIVPMLFSLIGEVTPRAVQIPEITGNLTSGAVNVIVSPSLAAEQLQWSPQLTHINTMTSGYAIGALVFSSAKVKSLPADVQTALQETGAITGKALTNSIRAADKAAYERLAVGNPKANTPPRMTPYSPTAAEKAEWDKLANETKNKLKGNPFDANLMAQVEAAGK; translated from the coding sequence ATGCTTCGTAGATTGGTCGTGATGCTCGCGGTGTTCGCCGTCGTTTTGGGGGCGGCGACCTCGGCGCGAGCGGAAGGGACAACCCTCAAGATAGGGACTTTGGCCCCCAAAGAGTCCCCGTGGGGCAAGGTCTTCACCGTTTGGCAGAAGGGATTCAAGGAGCGCACCGGTGGCGCGGCCGAGATTCAATTCTTCTTCAACGGGACGCAGGGGGACGAGGCGGCCATGGTCGGGAAAATCCGCACCGGGCAGCTCGACGGGGCGGCGGTCACCGCCATCGGTCTCGGTCAGATTTACAAGCAAGTGCTCATCTTGCAGGTCCCCGGCCTCTTTTCGTCGTGGGAAAAGCTCGACGCGGCCCGTGCGAAATTCAAGCCGACCATCGATGCGGAGTTCGAAAAGGCGGGCTTCAAGAACATTGGTGAGGGCGACGTCGGCGTGGCCCACATCATGTCGAAGGGCTTTCCCGTCAAGGTGCCGGCGGACTTGAAGAAGCGGGGCACGTGTTTCATCCAGGGCGATCCCATCGTGCCGATGCTCTTTTCGCTGATTGGCGAGGTGACGCCGCGGGCGGTGCAGATCCCCGAAATTACGGGCAATCTCACCTCGGGGGCGGTCAACGTCATCGTGAGCCCGTCGCTGGCGGCCGAGCAGCTTCAGTGGTCGCCGCAACTCACGCACATCAATACGATGACGTCGGGTTATGCGATTGGTGCCTTGGTGTTCTCGTCGGCCAAGGTGAAGTCGCTGCCTGCCGACGTGCAGACCGCGCTGCAGGAGACGGGCGCCATCACCGGCAAGGCACTGACGAACAGCATCCGTGCGGCCGACAAGGCGGCTTACGAGCGGCTGGCCGTCGGCAACCCGAAGGCCAACACCCCGCCGCGCATGACGCCGTACTCGCCCACCGCGGCGGAGAAGGCCGAATGGGACAAGCTGGCCAACGAGACGAAGAACAAGTTGAAGGGCAATCCCTTCGACGCGAACCTGATGGCCCAGGTGGAGGCCGCGGGGAAGTAG
- a CDS encoding nucleotidyltransferase — translation MILPSDFRDLLEVLGASRVKYVILGGYAVVFHGRPRATKDMDLFVRLDAENLQHLSEALDQFGAPRDVVDAARSMTASDILYFGAPPLRVDFLGFASGIEFDETYAHALVVDVDGVSTRIISLDDLITNKRASGRPRDIEDGALLERIRSRKAATK, via the coding sequence ATGATTCTCCCCTCCGACTTCAGAGATCTATTGGAGGTACTCGGCGCCTCGCGCGTTAAGTACGTCATCCTGGGTGGGTATGCCGTGGTCTTTCACGGACGGCCGCGTGCAACCAAGGATATGGATCTGTTTGTTCGTCTGGATGCGGAGAATCTGCAACACCTTTCGGAGGCACTCGACCAATTCGGTGCCCCGCGTGACGTCGTCGACGCAGCGCGGTCGATGACAGCGAGCGACATCCTCTACTTCGGAGCACCGCCGCTTCGCGTCGACTTTCTGGGCTTCGCGAGCGGCATTGAGTTCGATGAAACGTACGCCCATGCGCTCGTCGTCGACGTGGACGGTGTATCCACCCGCATCATTTCGTTGGACGATCTCATCACGAACAAGCGCGCGTCCGGACGACCTCGCGACATCGAAGACGGTGCCCTTCTCGAACGCATCCGCAGCCGCAAGGCAGCTACGAAATGA
- a CDS encoding TRAP transporter large permease has product MSAVAQAKPSAGAKVGLSLVGLFVLLVAWGGGLVAALVVALALLGTPLFAIMGGASEIAWLMHRDAAYHHLRYIAPTVLDERFAGSPILVTIPLFTFVGYVMAESKTPDRIVRASSAFFGWMPGGLAIVCIVASAFFTTLTGGSGVTIVAIGGLLYPALRKQGYSDAFALGLVTTGGSLGLLLPPSLPILVYSLVAGIDFNKTFKAGLLPGVLVMVMLGVYAAYVGMREKVKLSPINGREMLAALWLLKWELLIPVIILGGLGTGLTSLDESAGLAALYTLGIEVFIYKDLSLKKDLPRLAKSSMALAGAVILILAMANALINYVIQEHIPNQVLDFMVKLGLTKTWQFLIVLNVFLLVLGMLMDGFSAILVAVPLILPFAARFTLGPFHMAMIFLLNLEIAYCCPPLGLNLFISSFRFNRPVVDLYKIVLPFAGILALALVMVSYIPYLSDVTILTDIREARETAARVNSPPREAWLLECVQEDRTNPLPCSEEDRKKWPGGQLPEPAAATPQAPAAGAESSSEPGTDSEDEELLKLMRGADAGAAPAPSAPSSEGSGEINEEELLKQMQGGGGDAG; this is encoded by the coding sequence GTGAGTGCGGTCGCGCAGGCGAAGCCCTCGGCGGGGGCGAAAGTCGGTTTGTCGCTGGTGGGGCTCTTCGTGCTCCTCGTGGCGTGGGGCGGCGGTCTGGTGGCGGCCTTGGTGGTCGCGCTCGCGCTGCTCGGTACGCCGCTGTTCGCCATCATGGGCGGCGCCAGCGAGATTGCCTGGCTCATGCACCGCGACGCGGCGTACCACCATTTGCGCTACATCGCGCCCACGGTGCTCGACGAGCGGTTCGCGGGCTCGCCCATTTTGGTGACCATTCCGCTCTTTACCTTCGTCGGCTACGTGATGGCCGAATCGAAGACGCCGGACCGCATCGTGCGGGCGTCGAGCGCGTTTTTCGGGTGGATGCCCGGAGGCCTTGCCATCGTCTGCATCGTGGCGAGCGCGTTCTTCACGACGCTGACGGGCGGCAGCGGTGTGACCATCGTGGCCATCGGCGGGCTCCTTTATCCGGCGCTGCGAAAGCAGGGGTACTCGGATGCCTTTGCCTTGGGGCTGGTGACCACGGGCGGATCCTTGGGGCTCCTGCTTCCGCCGTCGCTGCCGATTCTCGTCTATTCGCTGGTCGCCGGCATCGACTTCAACAAGACCTTCAAGGCGGGGCTTCTGCCGGGCGTGCTCGTGATGGTCATGCTGGGCGTCTACGCGGCCTACGTCGGCATGCGCGAAAAGGTGAAGTTGTCGCCGATCAACGGGCGCGAGATGCTCGCGGCGTTGTGGCTCCTCAAATGGGAGCTACTCATTCCGGTGATCATCCTGGGTGGCCTGGGGACGGGGTTGACCTCCCTCGACGAGAGCGCGGGGCTTGCCGCGCTGTACACGTTGGGCATCGAGGTGTTCATCTACAAGGACCTCTCGCTGAAGAAGGACCTTCCACGTCTTGCGAAGTCGTCGATGGCGCTGGCCGGGGCCGTGATTCTGATTTTGGCCATGGCCAATGCGTTGATCAATTATGTCATTCAGGAGCACATTCCGAATCAGGTGCTCGATTTCATGGTCAAGTTGGGTTTGACCAAGACGTGGCAATTCCTGATTGTGCTCAATGTATTTTTGCTCGTATTGGGCATGCTCATGGATGGTTTTAGCGCCATTCTGGTGGCGGTTCCCCTGATTTTGCCCTTCGCGGCGCGCTTCACTCTGGGGCCGTTCCACATGGCCATGATCTTTCTCCTCAATTTGGAGATTGCCTATTGCTGCCCGCCGTTGGGCCTCAATTTGTTCATATCGAGTTTCCGCTTCAATCGGCCCGTGGTCGATTTGTACAAAATCGTATTGCCCTTTGCGGGCATTCTGGCCTTGGCCCTGGTGATGGTGAGCTACATTCCATATTTGAGCGACGTCACCATTCTGACCGACATCCGCGAGGCGCGGGAAACGGCCGCCCGGGTCAACTCACCGCCGCGCGAAGCGTGGCTCCTCGAGTGCGTCCAAGAGGACCGCACGAATCCTCTGCCTTGCTCGGAGGAGGACCGCAAAAAGTGGCCCGGCGGCCAGCTCCCCGAGCCCGCCGCAGCCACCCCGCAGGCCCCGGCCGCAGGTGCGGAGTCCTCGTCGGAGCCGGGTACCGACAGCGAGGACGAGGAGCTCCTCAAATTGATGCGCGGCGCCGACGCCGGGGCGGCGCCCGCCCCGTCCGCGCCGTCGTCGGAGGGCAGCGGCGAGATCAACGAGGAGGAGTTGCTCAAGCAAATGCAGGGCGGCGGAGGTGATGCCGGCTGA
- a CDS encoding MATE family efflux transporter has protein sequence MATAPISQVTTTSIDFDANRYKTILWLAMPTVFAMLSQSFVNEIDVFFFAHLPHPDSSNGQAALFPSLIIVWLFGGSLSALSVGTQALAARRFAEGDHAGAGAVLTNATFFCVVMGAVLSVVGYLAVPSILGFMLKNPGVLATATAYARWRLLGVIGMATTMAVKSFFDGIGKTYVHLVAALIMNVFNVLFCWMFIFGRLGAPAMGAPGAGLGAFLATWIGLLIMLWFARQVRQDFSLFRRAHLSAKLNWDILKLSIPAALANIIMMGGFALFSKVVGQLDETAITAAGGIAEAVNGAATTDIVAILKLTFTACIAFGTATATLVGQSLGARRPDDASAFGWASVRLGLVLFGLIGLCEGLLFTPQLLHFLSHSPAVREAALVPMRMMGVMTPIIAVAMILSEALFGAGNPKFVAVAQFLLVFFCLLPFAYVLGIVLNLGLVGIWSAACIYASLAAVVMTLKFRAGAWKKIRL, from the coding sequence ATGGCGACCGCCCCGATTTCGCAAGTCACCACCACCTCCATCGACTTCGATGCGAATCGGTACAAGACGATCCTTTGGCTCGCGATGCCCACGGTCTTCGCGATGCTGTCCCAGAGTTTCGTCAACGAGATCGATGTCTTCTTCTTCGCGCACCTACCGCACCCCGACAGCTCCAACGGACAAGCTGCACTTTTCCCGTCGCTCATCATCGTCTGGCTTTTCGGCGGCTCGCTGAGCGCATTGAGCGTCGGCACGCAGGCTCTGGCCGCGCGCCGCTTTGCCGAGGGTGACCACGCCGGCGCCGGCGCCGTTCTCACCAACGCCACCTTCTTTTGCGTGGTGATGGGCGCGGTCCTGTCGGTCGTCGGCTACCTCGCCGTCCCGAGCATCCTCGGGTTCATGCTGAAAAACCCGGGGGTTCTGGCCACCGCCACCGCCTATGCGCGCTGGCGCCTGCTCGGGGTCATCGGCATGGCCACGACCATGGCCGTGAAGTCGTTCTTCGATGGCATCGGCAAGACGTACGTCCACTTGGTGGCGGCGCTCATCATGAACGTGTTCAACGTTCTCTTTTGCTGGATGTTCATCTTCGGCCGCCTCGGCGCCCCCGCCATGGGCGCCCCGGGCGCTGGCCTCGGCGCCTTTCTGGCTACCTGGATCGGGCTGCTCATCATGCTCTGGTTCGCGCGCCAGGTCCGGCAGGACTTCTCGCTTTTCCGCCGTGCGCACCTCTCGGCGAAGCTGAATTGGGACATCCTCAAGCTGTCCATCCCGGCGGCGCTGGCGAACATCATCATGATGGGCGGCTTCGCGCTCTTCTCGAAGGTGGTCGGCCAGCTCGACGAAACCGCCATCACCGCCGCCGGCGGCATCGCCGAAGCGGTCAATGGCGCCGCCACGACGGACATCGTGGCCATCCTCAAGCTGACCTTCACCGCCTGCATCGCCTTTGGCACCGCGACGGCGACGCTCGTGGGGCAATCCCTCGGTGCACGCCGCCCCGACGATGCATCGGCCTTCGGCTGGGCCAGCGTCCGACTCGGCCTGGTGCTCTTTGGCCTAATCGGCCTTTGCGAAGGCCTCCTCTTCACCCCGCAGCTGCTGCACTTCCTCAGCCACTCCCCCGCCGTGCGCGAAGCCGCCTTGGTCCCCATGCGCATGATGGGCGTCATGACCCCGATCATCGCCGTCGCGATGATCCTGAGCGAGGCCTTGTTCGGCGCCGGCAACCCGAAGTTCGTTGCCGTCGCCCAGTTCCTCCTCGTCTTCTTCTGCCTCCTGCCCTTCGCCTATGTCTTGGGCATCGTGTTGAATCTAGGTCTCGTCGGCATCTGGAGCGCCGCCTGCATCTACGCCTCCCTCGCCGCCGTCGTCATGACCCTGAAATTCCGCGCCGGCGCCTGGAAGAAGATTCGGCTTTAG
- a CDS encoding tetratricopeptide repeat protein, which yields MARVDALTKTIEQQKQEIATLRADLDATRERLDNATRAYADKDEDIVAQKNRVNSLSGKLDEGSRAVEDLRKEVGSVREEVNARLDELKRAQEVQPTKPPPVSIPADKAQHYSATEAAYAQKDWGLTRTLGREYVSRYPTDDRTDDVLFLMGDADLLEGRPATALGEFNRVLKLNPKSNVLDKTLYAMGQSYLMLHDCNDAKLAFQSCVNRYPKQKIGIDAKQQIATIDKKPPGLCAPQ from the coding sequence GTGGCGCGGGTGGACGCGCTCACGAAGACGATCGAGCAGCAAAAGCAGGAGATTGCGACCTTGCGGGCCGATCTCGATGCGACGCGCGAGCGGCTCGACAATGCGACGCGGGCCTATGCCGACAAGGACGAGGACATCGTCGCCCAGAAGAACCGGGTGAACTCGCTCTCCGGCAAGTTGGACGAGGGCAGCCGGGCGGTGGAGGACCTTCGCAAGGAGGTCGGCTCCGTGCGCGAAGAAGTGAATGCGCGCCTCGACGAGTTGAAACGCGCCCAGGAGGTGCAGCCGACCAAGCCTCCGCCCGTGAGCATTCCGGCGGACAAGGCGCAGCACTATTCGGCGACCGAGGCGGCGTATGCGCAGAAGGACTGGGGGCTCACCCGCACCTTGGGGCGCGAGTACGTGTCGCGGTATCCGACGGACGATCGCACGGACGACGTGCTCTTCCTGATGGGCGATGCCGACTTGCTGGAAGGGCGGCCCGCCACGGCGCTGGGCGAGTTCAACCGGGTGTTGAAGCTCAACCCGAAGTCCAATGTGCTCGACAAAACGCTGTACGCGATGGGGCAGTCGTACTTGATGCTGCATGACTGCAACGACGCGAAGCTCGCGTTTCAGTCGTGTGTGAACCGGTACCCGAAGCAGAAGATCGGCATCGACGCAAAGCAGCAAATCGCCACCATCGACAAGAAGCCGCCGGGGTTGTGCGCGCCGCAATGA
- a CDS encoding TRAP transporter small permease has protein sequence MDEKKDLPQAEVERVEHVEHVENGVGPEMVPAPASHPVAPPGLPKQPWGAPLVRVDKVWTRFESRLCAWVLVAEILALCIWIFLKGMAAGYSGGEDKSGLVLRALVGAVLFGLIAHKALKPKDAGGGSGTVKDEPYRAAAGGVGDVSLKADAAAIRRYSVGTTAAVVAGLLVSRAWANFGAEYCSNLLNWLQSASTLTLIGGLRGVATRLTLWLALLGASLATAQGKHINVDVVMRFLTPKLRVPVAVLGWLAAALMCFAGVWGFFDNIAIVDFHAPVTEPCPEDPARTCDVPAGKRIAHVEKELGTDLFLLGRQISLDFKSLPKVLGGKNYNDYLGANEWNEWLAGSSWKEHYPPDAVDTMRMTEGTRAPLISIPGAAESAQDLLVKDINFIFPFGLLMIGLRFILRALLALSGHVRVDPDAAHGEEEVEETQLEKHGLPPSAEKGVSS, from the coding sequence ATGGACGAGAAGAAGGATCTCCCGCAGGCCGAGGTCGAGCGAGTGGAGCACGTCGAGCACGTCGAGAATGGCGTGGGGCCCGAAATGGTGCCGGCACCAGCCTCGCACCCCGTGGCCCCGCCGGGGCTCCCGAAGCAGCCTTGGGGCGCGCCGTTGGTGCGGGTCGACAAGGTGTGGACGCGGTTCGAGTCGCGCCTTTGTGCATGGGTGCTCGTGGCGGAGATCCTTGCGCTCTGCATCTGGATCTTCCTGAAGGGGATGGCTGCAGGGTATTCCGGCGGCGAGGACAAATCGGGTCTGGTGCTGCGTGCGCTCGTCGGCGCCGTTCTCTTCGGGTTGATTGCGCACAAGGCCCTCAAGCCGAAGGACGCGGGTGGGGGCTCGGGCACGGTGAAGGACGAACCGTACCGCGCCGCGGCGGGCGGCGTGGGCGATGTTTCGCTGAAGGCCGATGCGGCGGCCATTCGCCGGTATTCCGTGGGGACGACGGCGGCGGTCGTCGCCGGGCTGCTCGTGTCGCGGGCATGGGCCAATTTCGGCGCGGAGTATTGCTCCAATTTGCTCAATTGGTTGCAGTCGGCATCGACGTTGACGCTCATCGGCGGGCTTCGCGGCGTGGCCACGCGGCTCACGTTGTGGCTTGCGCTCCTCGGCGCATCGCTCGCCACGGCGCAGGGAAAGCACATCAACGTGGACGTGGTGATGCGCTTTCTCACGCCGAAGCTGCGCGTGCCCGTGGCCGTGCTGGGATGGCTGGCCGCGGCGCTCATGTGCTTTGCCGGCGTGTGGGGGTTCTTCGACAACATTGCCATCGTGGATTTTCACGCCCCGGTGACCGAGCCATGTCCGGAGGATCCGGCGCGGACGTGCGACGTGCCCGCGGGAAAGCGCATCGCGCACGTGGAGAAGGAGCTGGGGACGGACTTGTTCCTGTTGGGGCGGCAGATCTCGCTGGACTTCAAGAGCCTGCCCAAGGTGCTCGGCGGCAAGAACTACAATGATTACCTCGGCGCGAACGAGTGGAACGAATGGCTCGCTGGCTCGTCGTGGAAAGAGCACTACCCGCCCGATGCCGTCGACACGATGCGCATGACGGAGGGCACGCGTGCACCGCTCATCAGCATTCCCGGCGCGGCGGAGAGTGCGCAGGATCTTTTGGTGAAGGACATCAACTTCATCTTTCCCTTCGGGCTCTTGATGATCGGTTTGCGCTTCATCCTTCGCGCGCTCCTCGCGCTGAGCGGCCATGTGCGGGTCGATCCCGATGCGGCGCACGGGGAAGAAGAGGTGGAGGAGACGCAGCTCGAAAAGCACGGCCTCCCGCCGTCGGCTGAGAAAGGGGTGTCGTCGTGA
- a CDS encoding protein kinase produces the protein MTELATADRPSKAPISSGFSAASPSDAAMAVPRVFGRLLLMKLLARGGMGDVYLAATTGIEGAERPCVVKTVRRDHIHDGSFLARFLDEARVQSQLNHPGVAQVLEASTDEAGEPYTLVEYVEGRSLADVRQRAIQLGARIGWPEALAIAIEMAHALAHVHERAGVDGTPLGIVHRDLSPQNVMIGYAGEVKLIDFGTARGHNRRCHTVAGVVFAKPGYVAPEVARQQVGDGRIDIYALGIMLWELCAGRRFLTQDPQKHLEDAAAGKVVVPKIADEIGAPADLDTVIARLTENEPDDRYAAAAQAAHDLAKILSTAPAAKAGERGVRGRVSALMKVLWPAEPARSRAEFAKLLKGARALQKESSTPAAGAVAEQVRAHMNDDAATLPGTPYRLVRKIGEGASGAVYEAEHVELGRRIALKVLAPEHASAKDAIERFRREARAIAALSHPNLCLLYDFGRALDGRVFLAMELLDGETLDLRLARTRGMDFREAVELAIETTRALEAAHDANLVHRDLKPANLFLTRSGVVKLLDFGVAMALSDVSSHDEKRNQGFAIFGTPEYMSPEQVAGDSVDARCDLYALGCVLYELVTGTPPFEGSSSVLVMGKQLREVPEPPRVRAPHRGIPEALEDVIMTALAKSADNRFASARAMREALEASLAPPARSVSWKVRRAVSRAAAAVALVAVAAVGVRAIGLGHNAVPTPEASSLATSAVPVPVPVPEAPVVEARAADAETATGTEIVARTLDRAPDRRLLEARSYAKTHMSDPAALKAWANAAAKAGDLRDARRAAEAWALRDGSAEPRIFLATILDGTGHRADALAVLEEVLENHPDSVEARRLHARYGVPLGPDQNSTRSSIARR, from the coding sequence ATGACCGAGCTAGCGACGGCGGACCGGCCCTCCAAGGCCCCGATCTCGAGCGGATTTTCGGCGGCGTCGCCCTCGGATGCGGCGATGGCCGTGCCCCGCGTGTTCGGGCGGCTGCTTCTCATGAAGCTCCTCGCGCGCGGCGGCATGGGCGATGTCTACCTGGCCGCGACCACGGGCATCGAGGGCGCGGAGCGGCCGTGCGTCGTCAAGACGGTGCGGCGCGATCACATCCACGACGGGTCGTTCCTGGCGCGGTTCCTCGACGAGGCGCGCGTGCAGTCGCAACTGAATCACCCCGGCGTGGCGCAGGTCCTCGAGGCCTCCACCGACGAAGCGGGCGAGCCGTACACCTTGGTCGAGTACGTCGAGGGCCGGTCGCTTGCGGACGTGCGGCAGCGCGCGATCCAACTCGGGGCACGCATTGGTTGGCCGGAGGCGCTGGCGATCGCCATCGAGATGGCGCACGCTCTCGCCCACGTGCACGAGCGCGCAGGGGTGGACGGAACGCCGCTCGGCATCGTGCACCGCGACTTGAGCCCGCAGAACGTGATGATCGGCTACGCCGGCGAAGTGAAGCTGATCGACTTCGGCACCGCGCGCGGTCACAACCGGCGTTGCCACACGGTTGCGGGGGTCGTATTCGCGAAGCCCGGGTACGTGGCCCCCGAGGTTGCGCGGCAGCAGGTCGGCGATGGGCGCATCGACATTTATGCGCTGGGCATCATGCTCTGGGAGCTTTGCGCCGGGCGGCGCTTCCTCACGCAGGATCCGCAGAAGCACCTGGAAGACGCCGCGGCGGGCAAGGTCGTCGTGCCGAAGATCGCCGACGAGATTGGCGCGCCCGCCGACTTGGACACCGTGATTGCGCGGCTCACCGAGAACGAGCCCGACGATCGCTACGCCGCGGCGGCGCAGGCGGCGCACGATCTGGCGAAGATTCTCTCCACCGCACCGGCGGCGAAGGCCGGTGAGCGCGGGGTGCGCGGGCGCGTGTCGGCGCTGATGAAGGTGCTCTGGCCCGCCGAGCCCGCGCGATCGCGCGCCGAGTTCGCGAAGCTGCTCAAGGGCGCGCGGGCGCTTCAGAAGGAGTCCTCGACGCCGGCGGCGGGCGCCGTCGCCGAGCAGGTGCGCGCGCACATGAACGACGATGCGGCGACCTTGCCGGGGACTCCGTATCGGCTGGTGCGCAAGATCGGCGAGGGGGCGAGCGGCGCGGTGTACGAGGCCGAGCACGTGGAGCTCGGGCGGCGCATCGCGCTCAAGGTGCTCGCGCCCGAGCATGCGTCGGCGAAGGACGCGATCGAGCGCTTCCGGCGCGAGGCGCGTGCGATCGCGGCGCTGTCGCATCCGAATCTGTGCCTGCTGTACGACTTCGGGCGCGCGCTCGACGGGCGCGTGTTCCTCGCCATGGAGCTGCTCGACGGCGAGACCTTGGATCTGCGCCTCGCGCGCACGCGCGGCATGGATTTCCGCGAGGCCGTGGAGCTCGCGATCGAAACGACGCGCGCGCTGGAGGCGGCGCACGATGCGAACCTCGTTCACCGCGACTTGAAGCCGGCGAATCTCTTTCTCACGCGCTCGGGCGTCGTGAAGCTGCTCGATTTCGGCGTGGCCATGGCCCTGAGCGACGTGAGCTCGCACGACGAGAAGCGAAACCAAGGGTTCGCGATTTTTGGCACGCCGGAATACATGTCGCCGGAGCAAGTCGCCGGCGATTCGGTCGATGCGCGCTGCGATCTGTACGCGCTCGGGTGCGTGCTTTACGAATTGGTGACGGGAACGCCGCCGTTCGAAGGCTCGTCGAGCGTGCTCGTGATGGGCAAGCAACTGCGCGAGGTGCCGGAGCCCCCGCGCGTGCGCGCCCCGCACCGCGGGATCCCGGAGGCGCTCGAGGACGTCATCATGACCGCGCTCGCCAAGTCGGCGGACAATCGCTTTGCGAGCGCGCGCGCCATGCGCGAGGCGCTGGAAGCGAGCCTGGCGCCGCCCGCGCGGTCCGTTTCCTGGAAGGTGCGCAGGGCGGTGTCGCGGGCCGCGGCTGCGGTTGCGCTCGTTGCGGTGGCGGCTGTGGGTGTGCGCGCCATCGGGCTCGGGCATAACGCGGTTCCAACCCCCGAGGCGAGCTCGTTGGCAACGTCCGCCGTGCCCGTGCCCGTGCCCGTGCCCGAGGCCCCCGTAGTCGAGGCTCGTGCAGCGGACGCCGAAACGGCCACGGGTACGGAGATTGTGGCGCGGACGCTCGATCGTGCGCCCGACCGCCGCCTTCTCGAGGCGCGTTCCTACGCGAAAACGCACATGAGCGACCCCGCGGCCCTGAAAGCGTGGGCGAACGCGGCGGCCAAGGCGGGCGATCTGCGGGATGCGCGGCGCGCTGCCGAGGCGTGGGCGCTGCGGGATGGCAGCGCGGAGCCGCGAATTTTCTTGGCGACGATTCTCGATGGCACTGGACACCGCGCCGACGCGCTCGCCGTGCTCGAGGAGGTCCTCGAAAATCATCCGGATTCCGTCGAGGCGAGACGGCTGCACGCCCGCTACGGGGTTCCGCTCGGTCCGGACCAGAATTCGACACGTAGCTCCATCGCCCGGCGCTGA